From Rutidosis leptorrhynchoides isolate AG116_Rl617_1_P2 chromosome 3, CSIRO_AGI_Rlap_v1, whole genome shotgun sequence, a single genomic window includes:
- the LOC139900399 gene encoding cell number regulator 10-like: MSSYSHQSHENSYPLDQGQPSSVSIPSQYTFGTPASNLNYDAKWSTGLCDCCDDASNCCETCWCPCITFGEIADIIDKGTVSCELHALLYSLICYLTSFQWIYSWLYRSKMRQQYNLPQEPCHDCCVNFCCEKCALCQEYRELKHRGFQMSLGNNKLNHISFN; encoded by the exons AACTCATACCCATTAGATCAGGGCCAACCATCGTCAGTGTCAATACCGTCACAATATACATTCGGCACACCAGCTTCAAATTTGAATTATGACGCCAAATGGTCCACCGGCCTATGTGATTGTTGCGACGATGCATCAAATT GTTGCGAAACGTGTTGGTGCCCATGTATTACTTTTGGAGAAATTGCTGACATTATTGACAAGGGAACTGTAT CTTGTGAGCTACACGCTCTTCTTTACTCGTTAATTTGTTACCTCACAAGTTTTCAATGGATATATTCTTGGCTGTATCGTTCTAAAATGAGACAACAATACAATTTGCCTCAAGAACCCTGCCACGATTGTTGTGTCAATTTCTGTTGCGAGAAATGCGCCTTGTGTCAAGAGTATCGTGAGCTTAAACATCGTGGATTTCAGATGTCTCTAGGTAATAATAAGCTAAATCACATATCTTTCAATTAA